A DNA window from Maribellus comscasis contains the following coding sequences:
- a CDS encoding class I SAM-dependent methyltransferase has protein sequence MENSKYVHGYSPREALRLNDQANMLDEIIHNDSLFAKDSFVLEAGCGVGAQTKIIAAKNPGSHFISVDISEESLKEAGKNIKSLGIQNVEFRHADIFKLPFKDEIFDSVIICFVLEHLHNPVLALKELSRVLKKGGIMMVIEGDHGSTFFYPDSKYAHMAVNCQVELQKQSGGNSNIGRELYPLLVSAGFSDVVVSPRMVYVDASRPQLVEGFIRNTFTAMIEGVGEQAVRTGITEKSVFEQGIKDLYRTAEPDGVFSYTFFKGFAVKE, from the coding sequence ATGGAAAATTCAAAATATGTTCATGGTTATTCTCCCAGGGAAGCATTAAGATTAAATGATCAGGCAAATATGCTTGATGAAATTATTCATAACGATTCGCTTTTTGCAAAAGACAGTTTTGTTTTGGAAGCAGGATGCGGAGTGGGGGCACAAACAAAAATTATTGCTGCAAAAAATCCCGGTTCACATTTTATATCTGTTGATATATCTGAAGAATCCTTAAAAGAAGCCGGGAAAAACATCAAATCTTTAGGGATACAAAATGTTGAATTCAGGCATGCTGATATTTTTAAACTTCCATTTAAAGATGAAATCTTTGACAGTGTAATCATCTGTTTTGTATTGGAACATCTTCATAATCCTGTCTTGGCGCTCAAAGAGTTAAGTCGCGTATTGAAAAAAGGCGGAATAATGATGGTTATTGAGGGAGACCACGGTTCAACATTTTTTTATCCCGACAGTAAATATGCTCACATGGCCGTCAATTGTCAGGTAGAGCTTCAAAAACAAAGTGGCGGAAATTCAAATATAGGAAGAGAATTGTATCCCTTGCTTGTATCTGCAGGGTTTTCAGATGTTGTGGTGTCGCCACGTATGGTTTATGTTGACGCAAGCAGGCCTCAGCTTGTTGAAGGATTTATAAGAAATACTTTTACTGCAATGATTGAAGGTGTGGGAGAACAGGCAGTCCGGACAGGTATAACGGAAAAGTCAGTCTTTGAGCAGGGAATCAAGGATTTATACCGCACAGCAGAACCGGATGGTGTTTTTAGCTATACTTTTTTTAAAGGGTTTGCTGTAAAAGAATAG
- the uvrB gene encoding excinuclease ABC subunit UvrB: MQFKVVSTYQPTGDQPEAIRQLANGIDEGERFQTLLGVTGSGKTFTMANVVEKVQRPTLILSHNKTLAAQLYGEMKQFFPDNAVEYFVSYYDYYQPEAYLPTTDTYIEKDLSINQDIEKLRLSATSSLLSGRRDVIVVSSVSCLYGIGNPEDFHANITELKVGQTVSRNAMLHQLVEALYSRSEVDFQRGTFRVKGDTVDIFPAYADTAIRVVFWGDEIEEIAGFDPESGQQYETLDEIKIYPANIFVTTKDRMKSAIHTIQDDLVAQVDYFKEIEKPLEAKRILERVEYDMEMMRELGYCPGIENYSRYFDGRAPGTRPFCLLDYFPDDFLCIIDESHVTIPQIRAMYGGDNSRKVTLVEYGFRLPAAIDNRPLKFEEFENLTHQVVYVSATPADYELVKCEGVVVEQIIRPTGLLDPIIDVRPSNNQIDDLMYEINLRIERDERVLVTTLTKRMAEELSKYLVNMGVKTRYIHSDVDTMERVEIMEQLRKGEFNVLVGINLLREGLDLPEVSLVAILDADKEGFLRSERSLTQTAGRAARNLNGMVIMYADKITDSMQKTIDSTNYRRERQLKYNEENNVTPTQIVKPTREIIGYEYRSDKQPEYTGGMGQPDIAADPVVQYMSIDGLEKAIEKTKKQMQASAKDLDFIEAARLRDEMFALQNILTERKHKK, encoded by the coding sequence ATGCAATTTAAAGTAGTTTCAACTTATCAACCTACCGGGGATCAGCCGGAAGCAATCCGTCAACTGGCAAATGGAATTGACGAGGGTGAGCGGTTTCAAACCTTGTTGGGGGTTACCGGTTCGGGGAAGACTTTTACAATGGCCAATGTCGTGGAGAAGGTGCAACGGCCGACATTAATATTGAGTCATAACAAAACGCTGGCGGCACAGTTGTATGGGGAAATGAAACAGTTTTTCCCTGATAATGCCGTTGAATATTTTGTTTCATACTACGATTATTACCAGCCGGAAGCCTATTTGCCCACAACCGATACCTATATCGAAAAAGACCTTTCCATCAATCAGGACATAGAAAAATTGCGGCTAAGTGCTACTTCTTCTCTATTGTCCGGCAGGCGGGATGTGATTGTAGTTTCATCGGTGTCGTGTTTATACGGAATCGGAAATCCCGAAGATTTTCATGCCAATATCACCGAATTGAAAGTAGGACAGACTGTTTCGCGAAATGCAATGCTGCACCAGCTCGTGGAAGCACTATATTCGCGAAGCGAGGTTGATTTTCAGCGCGGGACATTTCGGGTAAAAGGTGACACGGTTGATATTTTCCCTGCTTATGCCGACACTGCAATCCGGGTTGTTTTTTGGGGCGATGAAATTGAAGAAATTGCCGGTTTTGATCCCGAAAGCGGTCAGCAATACGAAACACTTGATGAGATAAAAATTTACCCCGCCAATATTTTTGTTACCACAAAAGATCGTATGAAATCGGCCATCCATACCATTCAGGATGATTTGGTTGCACAGGTAGATTATTTTAAAGAAATTGAAAAACCTCTGGAGGCAAAACGTATTTTGGAACGTGTGGAATACGATATGGAAATGATGCGCGAACTGGGCTATTGTCCGGGCATTGAGAATTATTCCCGTTATTTCGACGGGCGTGCACCGGGCACCCGTCCTTTTTGCCTGCTTGATTATTTTCCTGATGATTTTCTTTGTATTATTGATGAGAGCCATGTTACGATTCCACAAATCAGAGCCATGTACGGCGGTGATAATTCACGAAAAGTTACGCTTGTGGAATATGGTTTCCGTTTACCTGCTGCCATTGACAATCGTCCGCTGAAGTTTGAAGAGTTTGAAAATCTGACACACCAGGTGGTTTATGTAAGTGCCACACCGGCTGATTACGAGCTGGTGAAATGTGAAGGAGTGGTAGTGGAGCAAATTATACGGCCAACAGGATTGCTCGACCCAATCATTGATGTCAGGCCAAGCAACAATCAGATTGATGATTTAATGTATGAAATTAATCTCCGGATTGAACGGGATGAAAGAGTACTGGTAACCACGCTAACCAAACGCATGGCCGAAGAGTTATCAAAATACCTGGTAAATATGGGCGTAAAGACCCGTTACATTCATTCGGATGTGGATACGATGGAACGCGTTGAAATTATGGAGCAACTTCGTAAGGGGGAATTTAACGTTTTGGTGGGGATCAACCTTTTGCGTGAAGGTTTGGATTTGCCCGAAGTTTCGCTGGTGGCCATACTTGATGCAGACAAGGAAGGATTTCTTCGTTCGGAACGCTCGCTGACACAGACGGCCGGAAGGGCAGCGCGAAATCTCAACGGAATGGTAATTATGTATGCCGATAAAATTACCGACTCGATGCAAAAGACAATCGATTCTACCAATTACCGTCGCGAAAGGCAGTTAAAATACAATGAAGAAAATAACGTCACACCAACACAAATTGTAAAACCAACACGGGAAATTATTGGGTACGAATACCGAAGCGATAAACAACCGGAATATACGGGAGGTATGGGACAACCCGATATCGCCGCCGATCCGGTAGTGCAATATATGAGTATCGACGGGCTTGAAAAGGCGATCGAAAAGACAAAAAAACAAATGCAGGCTTCCGCAAAGGATCTCGACTTTATTGAAGCTGCGCGTCTTCGCGATGAAATGTTTGCCCTTCAGAATATTTTAACAGAAAGAAAACATAAAAAGTAA
- a CDS encoding outer membrane beta-barrel protein, with product MKPKKLIFSLLFIFPFLLNAQSRFYYGITAGGGLTGWHEKYDSNYSEQGRTEGHQFTYGCGAGVFVKYNLWKRFSIHSELLYLNSGSKFVDNWQGGVTEVSGEPFKRITEIKYRLHNVQIPISLSFDFYRSGVVPYLKLGVVPNYVVGGERDYSFYLSATGENTHTNEKLNFSGKNKELKFEIRPLLGIGVSLKERISAEATLSIGESFTYYLNPNAVYNSLHRVDIAVAADKSYVNRSIMFMIKYNLNR from the coding sequence ATGAAACCAAAAAAACTGATCTTTTCCTTGCTGTTTATATTTCCTTTTTTGCTAAATGCCCAGTCCCGGTTTTATTATGGAATTACTGCAGGCGGCGGTTTAACCGGGTGGCACGAGAAATATGATTCGAATTACAGTGAACAGGGAAGAACAGAAGGACACCAGTTTACATACGGATGTGGAGCAGGTGTTTTTGTGAAATATAATTTATGGAAGAGATTTTCCATACATTCAGAACTTTTATATCTAAACAGCGGTAGTAAATTTGTTGATAACTGGCAAGGCGGAGTTACTGAAGTTTCAGGAGAACCTTTTAAAAGAATTACGGAGATAAAGTATAGGCTTCATAATGTTCAAATACCGATCAGCTTGTCCTTCGATTTTTATAGAAGCGGTGTTGTGCCCTATTTAAAATTGGGTGTTGTTCCCAATTATGTTGTTGGCGGTGAAAGAGATTATTCTTTCTACTTGTCCGCCACCGGAGAAAATACACATACCAATGAGAAACTCAATTTTAGTGGAAAAAATAAGGAATTAAAATTTGAAATCAGGCCGTTGCTGGGAATCGGAGTAAGCCTGAAAGAACGTATTTCTGCGGAGGCGACTTTGAGCATAGGTGAGTCTTTTACATATTATTTGAACCCAAATGCTGTTTATAATTCATTACACCGTGTTGACATAGCTGTTGCAGCAGACAAATCATATGTGAATCGTTCCATTATGTTTATGATAAAATATAATTTGAATCGATAA
- a CDS encoding lipid II:glycine glycyltransferase FemX → MICSVERKEIEAIRPTNILPQTPFWGRVKGSQGFTPGGFELTVSNKLPNSSFKTSTKSREDLLILIKYINSTQCYAYVPYGPKMEPDFEDHGVFLEELSETLRSYLPANCIFIRYDLLWQNQWAQEEEYFDRKGNWIGPPESNIQEFRVNFKTAKWNLRKSPVDILPKNTFFLDLNLKEDDLLYNMRYNTRYNVRRAGKKGIKVTEHGMEHMDEWYKLYVETAIRHNMPLQDEEYFSAILKNQDSRKNGVHVKMLMAEYEGRFLASMFLVLSNKRGTYLYGASSTYNQHSLASYALQWEAIKTAKKSGCSEYDMFGSAPNINQRHPLHGVHVYKKGFGGNLYHRMGCWDYPFLQNDYEMIKMQEMNN, encoded by the coding sequence ATGATTTGCAGCGTTGAAAGGAAAGAGATTGAAGCGATCAGACCAACAAATATTCTGCCGCAAACCCCTTTTTGGGGGCGGGTAAAGGGAAGCCAGGGATTTACGCCCGGCGGATTTGAACTTACAGTTTCAAATAAGTTGCCGAATTCATCTTTTAAAACATCGACAAAAAGCCGCGAAGATTTATTGATACTAATAAAGTACATCAATAGCACCCAGTGTTACGCTTATGTTCCGTATGGTCCAAAGATGGAGCCTGATTTTGAAGACCACGGTGTTTTTTTAGAAGAGCTGTCGGAGACATTGCGGAGTTATTTGCCGGCTAATTGTATTTTTATTCGCTACGATTTGTTGTGGCAAAATCAGTGGGCGCAGGAAGAGGAATATTTTGACAGGAAAGGGAATTGGATTGGCCCGCCTGAAAGCAACATTCAGGAATTTAGGGTAAATTTTAAAACTGCAAAATGGAATTTACGAAAGAGTCCGGTTGATATTTTGCCTAAAAACACCTTTTTTCTGGATTTAAATTTAAAAGAAGATGATTTGCTCTACAACATGCGATACAACACCAGGTACAATGTCAGGCGAGCAGGAAAAAAAGGCATAAAAGTAACGGAACATGGCATGGAGCATATGGATGAATGGTACAAGTTATATGTTGAAACGGCTATCCGTCATAACATGCCGCTTCAGGATGAGGAATATTTTTCCGCCATTTTAAAAAATCAGGATAGCAGAAAAAACGGTGTTCATGTTAAAATGCTTATGGCAGAGTATGAAGGCCGGTTTTTAGCTTCCATGTTTCTTGTATTATCCAACAAAAGAGGAACTTATCTTTACGGAGCCTCTTCAACATACAACCAGCATTCGCTTGCAAGCTACGCCCTCCAGTGGGAAGCCATAAAAACAGCAAAGAAATCGGGATGTTCAGAATACGATATGTTTGGTTCGGCCCCCAATATTAATCAAAGACACCCGTTACACGGTGTTCACGTTTATAAAAAAGGTTTTGGTGGTAACTTGTATCACCGAATGGGATGTTGGGATTATCCTTTTTTGCAAAATGATTACGAGATGATTAAAATGCAGGAGATGAACAATTGA
- a CDS encoding TolB family protein, producing the protein MEMRRLAFWVVLLVVFSACKNKPDGTSAKVNKTPEISPDYSQLTLPLNIAPLNFKIEEEGDEYFVEIGNNPETSVQIFSSDGIIKIPEKKWTELLAKNVNGEIEYAVFVKKEGSWNQFQSFTNQVSESKVDPYLYYRLLYPGYESWTEISIKQRSLESFKERTVVENNAVSQNCVNCHAFNQQNPDNFMFHMRGSMGGTYFVTDGDLEKFNLKTSEMENGAVYPRWHPSGRYVAFSSNKVVQQFHSMAGKKIEVSDLNSTLILFDRDKNEILDIPVNKERKFMDTYPEWSPDGEFLYFCRAAQIGPGYDYRDTRYDLYRVHFDPEYREFGEPELVFDASGKSKSVSFPRVSPDGKSLVFTYHDYGCFPIWHKEADLYRVNLENLQTNKLDLNSNFTDSYHSWSSNGRWMIFSSKRGDGLSARPYISYIDDAGKAHKPFILPQEDPTFYSHFLKTFNIPEFAKMEVSFTPGELRKAAAKNAVQPEWSSN; encoded by the coding sequence ATGGAAATGAGAAGATTGGCATTTTGGGTGGTATTGCTTGTTGTTTTTAGTGCCTGCAAAAATAAGCCGGATGGGACAAGTGCAAAAGTAAACAAAACCCCTGAAATTAGTCCTGATTATTCCCAGCTTACTTTACCTCTGAATATTGCACCTTTAAATTTTAAGATTGAGGAAGAGGGAGATGAATATTTTGTTGAAATAGGAAACAATCCGGAAACGTCGGTCCAGATTTTTTCATCGGACGGAATAATAAAAATTCCCGAAAAGAAATGGACAGAATTGCTGGCGAAAAATGTAAATGGTGAAATTGAGTATGCGGTTTTTGTAAAAAAGGAGGGAAGTTGGAATCAGTTCCAGTCGTTTACAAATCAGGTCTCTGAGTCAAAAGTTGATCCTTATTTGTATTATCGTTTGTTATACCCGGGCTACGAAAGCTGGACCGAAATTAGCATTAAACAACGTAGTTTGGAAAGTTTTAAAGAGCGAACGGTGGTAGAAAACAATGCCGTAAGCCAGAATTGTGTAAACTGTCATGCTTTTAACCAACAAAATCCTGACAATTTTATGTTTCATATGCGTGGTTCGATGGGCGGAACTTATTTTGTGACCGATGGAGATTTGGAAAAGTTTAACTTAAAAACCAGCGAGATGGAAAATGGGGCGGTTTATCCCCGGTGGCATCCCTCCGGAAGATATGTGGCTTTTTCCTCCAATAAAGTGGTACAGCAGTTTCATTCCATGGCAGGTAAAAAAATTGAAGTTTCGGATTTAAATTCAACTTTAATTTTATTTGACCGCGACAAAAATGAGATATTGGACATACCCGTGAATAAAGAGAGGAAATTTATGGATACCTATCCTGAATGGTCTCCCGACGGAGAGTTTCTTTATTTTTGCCGGGCAGCACAGATTGGGCCGGGATACGATTACAGGGATACCAGATACGACCTGTACCGCGTGCATTTTGATCCTGAATATCGTGAATTCGGTGAGCCGGAATTGGTGTTTGACGCTTCCGGCAAATCGAAAAGTGTATCGTTTCCAAGAGTTTCACCCGACGGAAAGTCGCTGGTATTTACCTACCACGATTACGGTTGCTTCCCGATTTGGCATAAAGAAGCCGATTTGTATCGTGTTAACCTTGAAAATCTGCAAACAAACAAACTGGATTTAAACAGTAACTTTACCGACAGTTATCACTCCTGGTCTTCCAATGGAAGATGGATGATTTTTAGCAGTAAACGCGGAGATGGCTTGTCGGCACGACCATATATTTCGTATATCGATGATGCCGGGAAAGCACATAAACCTTTTATTTTACCTCAGGAAGATCCGACATTTTATAGTCATTTTTTAAAAACATTTAATATTCCTGAATTTGCCAAAATGGAAGTTTCATTTACTCCCGGTGAATTAAGAAAAGCAGCAGCAAAAAATGCGGTACAGCCGGAATGGTCGTCAAACTAA
- a CDS encoding DUF6057 family protein — MNRKNQKSKLFLLYFPYLLFFISGVFYLSWFTSYIFFYQEKAVLFQTTYSFFIEKVSQPGGFLEYLGEIQTAFYYYPLLGAVLIVAEIVTVIFIIAAIGRRISGNRTFVLPFLVGGILFFLQTHYQYRSLNTIGVLIQLLFFYTTVKAFKKKAEWIPVLLFPLNYFLFGSFSYLFLVLFILWQIQNRGKYWYYKIPGIITAGVLFYYIGKEFLFFQTVDDLIVFPYAAAKIGKQVQMFLSLVFLVSVLPFLFQIKPKIIENIRRKRFPFLQLVPFVLILALTILSVGRIDKKNSHYFYVEKLFYQQKYDEIIAFNSEFPSNNILTNYLNNVALAETGRLDDMFFSFPQSVDGATLFLKWDLVTEVLKRGGYFYYTLGMINEAQRWAYEFMVMHGLTPEGLKMLIKTELINGNYKVAQKYISILGNTIFYRDQANEFETFLFNDEAVNKQVELGKKRASKVQQDFFVLSDDPAANLDFIIEADSTNYTALEYKLAWLMLQKDMAQVVKQLPILEKCGIRKMPKNVEEAVVAYQQLNVGEMPELERLTLNRETVQRFRQYYQIFQQNSSNREQAKRALSQNFSDTFWFYVFFS; from the coding sequence ATGAATAGAAAAAACCAAAAATCCAAACTGTTTTTACTCTATTTTCCTTATCTCCTTTTTTTTATTTCCGGAGTTTTTTATTTGTCCTGGTTTACAAGTTACATTTTTTTCTATCAGGAGAAAGCCGTTTTGTTTCAAACCACCTATTCTTTTTTTATTGAGAAGGTAAGTCAACCCGGAGGGTTTCTGGAGTACCTCGGAGAAATTCAGACTGCTTTTTATTATTATCCTTTGCTGGGAGCAGTCCTGATAGTGGCTGAAATAGTAACTGTAATTTTTATTATTGCTGCTATTGGAAGAAGAATATCGGGAAACCGGACTTTTGTATTGCCGTTTCTGGTTGGCGGAATTCTGTTTTTTTTGCAGACACATTACCAGTACCGGAGTTTGAATACAATTGGAGTGCTCATTCAGTTGCTTTTCTTTTATACAACGGTTAAAGCTTTTAAAAAGAAAGCCGAATGGATTCCGGTGCTTTTGTTCCCTCTTAATTATTTTCTTTTTGGCAGTTTTTCCTATCTATTTTTGGTTTTGTTTATTTTATGGCAGATTCAAAACAGAGGAAAATACTGGTACTACAAAATTCCAGGGATAATCACGGCGGGAGTTTTATTTTATTACATAGGGAAAGAGTTTTTATTTTTCCAAACCGTTGATGATTTGATTGTATTTCCCTATGCTGCTGCTAAAATCGGTAAACAAGTGCAAATGTTTTTGTCTTTGGTTTTTTTGGTTTCTGTTCTTCCTTTTTTATTTCAGATCAAACCAAAAATTATTGAAAATATCAGGCGTAAGAGGTTTCCTTTTTTACAACTAGTGCCGTTTGTTTTGATTTTGGCGCTTACCATACTTAGCGTGGGCAGAATTGATAAAAAGAACAGCCATTACTTTTATGTGGAAAAACTTTTTTATCAGCAAAAATATGATGAGATCATTGCTTTTAATTCAGAATTTCCGTCAAATAATATCCTGACAAACTACCTGAATAATGTAGCATTGGCTGAGACAGGGCGGTTGGATGATATGTTTTTTAGTTTTCCTCAAAGTGTGGATGGTGCTACATTGTTTTTAAAGTGGGATTTGGTGACTGAAGTTTTAAAACGTGGTGGTTACTTTTATTATACGCTAGGTATGATAAACGAGGCACAACGCTGGGCCTACGAATTTATGGTAATGCACGGCTTAACTCCGGAAGGCTTAAAGATGTTGATAAAAACAGAGTTGATAAACGGGAACTACAAAGTAGCTCAGAAATATATATCAATTCTGGGAAATACCATTTTTTACCGAGATCAGGCCAATGAATTCGAGACATTTCTTTTTAACGACGAGGCGGTAAACAAACAAGTGGAATTAGGAAAGAAGAGGGCCTCAAAAGTGCAACAGGACTTTTTTGTTCTTTCAGATGACCCGGCTGCCAATCTTGATTTTATTATTGAAGCAGACTCAACCAATTATACTGCGCTGGAATACAAGCTGGCCTGGTTGATGCTACAGAAGGACATGGCGCAGGTTGTTAAACAATTGCCCATTCTTGAAAAATGTGGCATCCGGAAAATGCCAAAGAATGTGGAAGAGGCCGTGGTTGCTTATCAACAGCTGAATGTGGGGGAGATGCCGGAGTTGGAACGACTGACACTAAACCGGGAGACGGTTCAGCGTTTCAGACAGTATTATCAGATTTTTCAACAAAACAGTTCAAACAGGGAACAGGCCAAACGGGCACTTTCTCAGAATTTTTCAGATACATTTTGGTTTTACGTGTTTTTTAGCTGA
- a CDS encoding endonuclease/exonuclease/phosphatase family protein produces the protein MKSKLYLSFLVIILVGCVFFSSCSKEKRENRKNLTVAFYNVENLFDTVDEPGKIDEEFTPGSEKQWTDERYRKKLEDISAVLSSIDKRELPEIIGLCEVENKKVVSDLVHTDKLAAGKYGIVHYESPDVRGIDCALIYRPDEFKVLDHFPIHITFKDEPDYKTRDILYVKGKTKNREEFHFFVNHWPSRIGGEEQTEPKRVAVATVLRAKIDSVLQVSPKAKIIVMGDMNDEPANKSLSETLSAGIPGRSNMELVNLMYPDDLQNLGSYNFRGNWNMLDNLIVSTNLLDEEGFQCSDKKGFVFREEWMEYKNNRGEISPNRTYGGPNYYGGISDHFPVYFKLQH, from the coding sequence ATGAAAAGTAAGTTGTATTTGTCTTTTTTGGTTATCATTCTGGTTGGATGTGTATTTTTCTCGTCATGTTCAAAAGAAAAAAGAGAAAACAGGAAGAACCTGACTGTTGCGTTTTACAATGTTGAAAATTTGTTTGATACCGTCGATGAACCCGGTAAAATAGATGAAGAGTTTACACCCGGAAGTGAAAAACAATGGACGGATGAACGCTACCGGAAAAAACTCGAAGACATTTCTGCAGTTTTAAGTTCTATTGATAAAAGAGAACTGCCGGAGATCATCGGCTTGTGTGAAGTGGAAAACAAAAAGGTAGTATCCGATTTGGTTCATACCGATAAATTAGCCGCCGGGAAATACGGGATAGTTCATTATGAAAGTCCTGATGTACGTGGCATAGATTGTGCATTGATTTATCGCCCTGATGAATTTAAAGTGCTTGATCATTTTCCAATTCACATCACTTTTAAAGATGAGCCGGATTATAAAACCCGTGATATTTTGTATGTAAAGGGAAAAACAAAAAACAGGGAAGAGTTTCATTTTTTTGTCAATCACTGGCCTTCGCGGATTGGTGGTGAAGAACAAACTGAACCCAAACGGGTGGCAGTGGCTACTGTACTTCGCGCTAAAATTGATTCTGTTTTACAGGTCAGTCCAAAGGCGAAAATTATTGTGATGGGAGATATGAATGATGAACCTGCCAATAAAAGTTTGTCCGAGACACTGAGTGCGGGAATTCCCGGAAGAAGTAACATGGAATTGGTAAACCTGATGTATCCGGATGATTTGCAAAATTTAGGGTCTTATAATTTTCGGGGAAACTGGAATATGTTGGATAACCTGATCGTTTCAACCAACCTGCTTGATGAGGAGGGTTTTCAATGCAGCGATAAAAAAGGGTTTGTTTTTCGGGAGGAGTGGATGGAATACAAAAACAACCGAGGGGAGATATCGCCCAACCGCACTTACGGAGGGCCTAATTATTATGGTGGTATCAGCGACCATTTCCCGGTCTATTTTAAACTTCAGCATTGA
- a CDS encoding HAD family hydrolase yields MDNKILDIFPGTKAIIFDLDGTLADTMPVHFLAYKHVLRDYKIDFTPELFATLAGIPAVETIEKINEMFGSSLDAKTVGHTKENEYEKLMHKMKPVEPVVKLMKKYHGKLPMSVGTGGYHRLAWKTMEILELDKYIDILVSSEDVTQPKPHPETFLKCAEKMGVAPEACHVFEDGELGMQAAGAAGMKATLVTDFYQVTIGQEL; encoded by the coding sequence ATGGATAATAAAATACTGGACATTTTTCCCGGAACAAAAGCGATAATTTTTGATTTGGATGGTACGCTGGCAGACACAATGCCGGTTCATTTTTTAGCATATAAACATGTTTTAAGAGATTATAAAATCGACTTTACACCTGAATTGTTTGCCACGCTGGCAGGTATTCCTGCTGTTGAAACCATCGAAAAAATAAACGAGATGTTTGGCAGCAGTTTGGATGCTAAAACGGTGGGACATACAAAGGAAAATGAATATGAAAAGCTGATGCATAAAATGAAACCAGTGGAACCGGTAGTAAAGCTTATGAAGAAATATCACGGAAAATTACCCATGTCAGTTGGGACCGGTGGATATCACAGGCTTGCCTGGAAAACCATGGAGATTCTTGAATTGGATAAATATATCGATATTCTTGTTTCAAGCGAAGATGTTACCCAACCAAAACCCCATCCGGAGACATTTCTTAAATGTGCTGAAAAAATGGGCGTTGCTCCTGAAGCATGTCATGTTTTTGAAGATGGTGAACTGGGAATGCAGGCAGCCGGTGCCGCAGGAATGAAAGCTACCCTGGTGACTGATTTTTATCAAGTAACGATTGGGCAGGAATTGTAA